The DNA segment CGTTCAGGCAATGACTGCAGCAGCAAATGGTGTCTTCCTGGTTGGGACCTGCTTCTATATACAGCTCTCTTTATCTGACACATTGAGCTACAAAGAACTTCCCTTTTCACCCACAATTGTGCATTCATGGTATTGCTGAaagttttaatctaaaattgcAGAGTGATTGatcttttaaccaaaaataacTTTAAATCTTTGAAGCATCTAGACCCTTGTTGGACAAATTCATCACAATTCTATGTTTGCTGTTGGAGAAATATAAGTAGTTTTCTACTATGCTTTATATATCTCCTTACCTGCATAAGCTATGTCTCCATATACTAACAATAGTCTCGGAATTAAAGAGCAGTTGAATTATGTGTATTCTATGTTCATCATTAATGAGGAAAACAATAATCTCTGGTGCCAGTAAAGACTAGGCAATTATGTTTAGCAATTAATTATTATTGTCTGAAAGATCAGTTCGTgtataacaagaattatacttgtTTCTTCTAGGGAAAATAGGGTGTTCCAAAAATCACCAattccacaaaaaaaaaaaaaaacaaaagaggaaGCATCACATAGGATCAAGCAGCAGGATACAAAGATGGTGCAGTTATACAAATATTCTGTGTCAAAAGCATGCCAACTTTTAGCATAGGCGCCCAAAGACTGCAGTCTACTTGATGCCATGGTCTAAATACTGCAAGATGTACCAATTTTGACCATTCAATGTAGGAAAACTTGTGGTGctagaaacaaaattaaatgaaataaaaacgaAACTTGAGGCGTGAATCAACACTTTATTTTACCTCTAGTATACAATAGGTCAGATGTTTTGTATAGGCAGCGAATGGTTACACATCAAAATGTATCCCTTGGTACATATGTTTTCTCAATAATACCTTTCCATAGAAAATTACCTTCTTCAATTTGACACTTTGCAGGGAAAAATTATGTTATTTCAATTATTccgaaaaataaaacaaaaatattattgcACCACCAAACTCAAGTCCAAAACTATAATTGCACCACATGTCAAGCAAAAACATAGTACAAACTAAAATGTCCTACGAATAGCAATTAAGAAAGCATGTGACGAAAATTACATAGGGTACAACTTATTAATAGCCCTTGACAGAtccattttatttgttaaatctACAATATACAAAGTACAGTTCATCTGCTATGAATTAACAAGAGTGGATTTGCATCAGGAGCGAGCAATATTTAGTGAAGAAAGAAAGCTAACCTTGAAAGAAACTCTCAAGATGGCAGGGGGAATAAAACTAGTAACCAACATAAACTGCAGCATTAACTATGTAACAATCATCATTCTTATCTCCCATTTCTTCTACATACACGCCACTTGAGCATACTAGTCCTCCATCCACAACttcaacattcaaaatttttccacTGCATTCAATTGtaagaatgagaaaaaaaaaaaaaaaaaaaaaaaaaacaagagagaCATTTACGAGTTATATAAATATTGCAAAAAAGCAGTAGGAGTTTGTAACTGGTTTGATTTACATGGACGTTCTTATTTGGTCCCCAACATTTCTGgaaggtaaattttcaaaatcaatgaCATATCACAAACAAAAGTGATTTGTGATGGAAGAATAAGACCAATTGAAGAAAGGCATAGTTAAATTCGCATTAGTAGTTAGAAGATTAGAGAGGTCTCAACATGGGTTAAATTTTACACAGAGTAAGCAATACAATTAGGTCACTGAGCTCATCAGAAACAAGGGTTATTAACTATTTACTTCATGCTTGGAAAATTATTGATCAGAATTTTGTAAGAGTATATTGGAATGGATATCCTCATACATTAACAACAATAGATGCTCTATATGTTAAAAGTTAATAAATCAGTCAACAAGGATATGTGCTTAAACAAGAACAAGCAATTTGTAAAGGAGATAAAAGAGTTCAAAAATTGAGGCACCAAGTTCCAGAGGTGTGGATACTCACTAAGGAAAAACAGACTTCACCCTCTCAATATCCAATGAGTGTTGAAGAGAATGAGGAACACCTAATTTGATCTGTAATTTCATTTGCTCAAACGAGACCCCAGGTATGGATCCTGCAGGAATTTTATCTCATTACATCTAATGAAACAACTTCAAAAGAGAATTCCTCAATACTTAACTATGCTGGTCTCATGGTTTAACCAACACTAAAGAGAAacaatataaattctaaaatctTCTAATCTTACTGCACAAAAACTGAACAGCAAACCCGTATACCTCTCCTAAATGCAggaattgaattagaagaaatAGCATCCCTGCATGCCCTCATTGCTGCAGATGTGATATCTTGCCTGATTCCATGCAATAATTCATAAAATAAGTGCTTTATCGGATTAAATCAAACCAGAAAAAGTAAAATGGGTGTTTTATATAAgattaagaagaagaagaagaagaagacgaacCCATGTTGATCATAACCAACACCCATCTCCACGAAAAGGAGTTTCATCGGTGGATTCGAGGAGTTGTCGGTCGTGCTTGTGACTGCACTTTGATCTGTTTCCATGGCAGCCGTAGCTCGGATTAGGAGTTGAAATCTAGGACGAGGAGGAAGGTGGAGGATAGAGGAGAAAAGCGGAGGCTTCAATGGAAGTGAACCGTATGTTTTGCAAGTTGAGAGAGTTCCAGTAGTAGAAGAAGACAAATTTGAAACCCAGCGAAAACAGATACTCATCTCGTCTCTCACACTGCCCCAACAAAGCTAGGAAATTAgagtaaattcatcaaaatttcccaGTCTacttgacaaaaaaaaaacctgtATATGACAGGCCCATTCATTTCTTATCAGGCTTAAGCTGGCACACTTGAATCAAGCCAAGCCTGCATTACAGTAAAAGGTATGGTGGGTAAGGGTTCCAAACCATCTAATATTCATGTCCAATACTCAATTTCAAAGCCTATACGACATAGGTATACTTTTCATGTCGAAAACATATGCATGCGTGACAAAGTATCCCATATCGAATAACTTGGATTTCATATAACTTCAATTGATGGGAGAGTAATCTTTCTTAGGTATGTAATTGGTGGTTATGCATTTGGTATgctaaaattcatttttttgaaaatttaacttTATTGTGAATTACTTTTCTTCTaaaaaaattgtgattttttttaaaattttagtggaAAAGTAATTTTTCCAATAGTTGGAAAGTTAAACTTTAGGCCTACTAGTATTTTTGTTctcaaaactttttcaaaaacattaattaaGTTCTTACGAATTATTTGCATTCAGTTGAACTTGTGAACTAacaaaattgatcaaataaaatcTTTGACTAACATtgactgtgacagccctaaagtgaccctagtcggaaagtggtttcgggaccacgaaaccgagtcataaaaaataattaacagtcatattcgacgcttattatatgtgaatatgaatgtgtggaagtttcatactttaatttggtcagtatatgtgaaatttattagtagggacttatgtgagacaattgtgaagtGTGTTAGACTAATGTAAAAGTGAGCTAATAGTGCATGATGTAAAAAAaagtgtacttgcatgtcaaattagccaaagtatggatagtggccggccatggtatgggttattaatgataatatgtatttttctattaacatttttagattataaaatgagttaatgaattaagaataataaaatatgaggggagtaggaggagaaaccaaagttgtttcatccttgctcctccattttgccgtaacttgagggaggaagaagaaagaagttctcttgcttcatgttcggcttggatgatgattaggaagaggtaagtactttgaaattcttggaaatttatgtataaataaggtggttagttcaagttctattcattccatggattaagttttggttgtttggaggtttgatattcggccaagtagtttgaagctcttagtacatatatttttctttctttcttgaaggttgaaattggtttgttcttaaggaggtgccgaatgtggtcattgaagggccttgatgaacaatatgtgtggcttgggtttaTAACATTCGGTTAAGGAAGTTTGTGTGCTAGAAAGTTTGGTTTAATATATATCGATGTAAATCACCTTGTATTTGATAATTTGAAGAGTAGGAAATGGCAAATTAAAATGatgttgggtaaatttttagtttagttgtgCTTAAGCATTCGGCATTAATAGTTGATATTGgctatgaaagtatgaaag comes from the Gossypium hirsutum isolate 1008001.06 chromosome A06, Gossypium_hirsutum_v2.1, whole genome shotgun sequence genome and includes:
- the LOC107962263 gene encoding uncharacterized protein; the encoded protein is MSICFRWVSNLSSSTTGTLSTCKTYGSLPLKPPLFSSILHLPPRPRFQLLIRATAAMETDQSAVTSTTDNSSNPPMKLLFVEMGVGYDQHGQDITSAAMRACRDAISSNSIPAFRRGSIPGVSFEQMKLQIKLGVPHSLQHSLDIERVKSVFPYGKILNVEVVDGGLVCSSGVYVEEMGDKNDDCYIVNAAVYVGY